The following coding sequences are from one Ursus arctos isolate Adak ecotype North America unplaced genomic scaffold, UrsArc2.0 scaffold_23, whole genome shotgun sequence window:
- the LARGE2 gene encoding xylosyl- and glucuronyltransferase LARGE2 isoform X2: MLPRGRPRALGAAALLLLLLLIGFFQFGGDVEYGRPRGAAALDGEPSADRGGHNRSDCVPPRPPLPKCELLHVAIVCAGPNSSRDLVTLVKSVLFYRKNPLHFHLVTDTMARNILEMLFHTWMVPAVRVSFYDAEELKSQVSWIPNKHYSGLYGLMKLVLPATLPPDLARVIVLDTDVTFASDIAELWALFAHFSDKQVIGLVENQSDWYLGNLWRNHRPWPALGRGFNTGVILLRLDRLRQAGWEQMWKLTATRELLTLPATSLADQDIFNAVIKEHPRLVQPLPCVWNVQLSDHTLAERCYSEASDLKVIHWNSPKKLRVKNKHVDHFRNLYLTFLEYDGNLLRRELFGCPSPPPPGAEQVQRALAQLDEEDACFEFRQQQLTVHRVHVTFLPHEPPPPQPHDVTLVAQLSMDRLQMLEALCRHWPGPMSLALYLTDAEAQQFLRFVEASAVLSARQNVAYHVVYREGPLYPVNQLRNVALAQALTPYVFLSDIDFLPAYSLYDYLRASIEQLKLGSERKAALVVPAFETLRYRFSFPSSKAELLALLDSGSLYTFRYHEWPQGHAPTDYARWREAQTPYRVQWAADYEPYVVVPRDCPRYDPRFVGFGWNKVAHIVELDAQEYELLVLPEAFAIHLPHAPSLDISRFRSSPTYRDCLQALKDEFHQDLSRHYGAAALKYLTALQQPRGPA, from the exons ATGCTGCCCCGAGGGCGCCCCCGGGCGCTGGGGGCCGCGgcgctgctgctcctgctgcttctgATCGGATTCTTCCAGTTCGGCGGGGACGTGGAGT ATGGGAGGCCTCGGGGGGCTGCTGCCCTCGACGGAGAGCCGTCTGCGGACCGCGGGGGCCACAACCGCTCGGACTGCGTcccgccgcggccgccgctgCCCAAGTGCGAG CTCTTGCACGTGGCCATCGTGTGTGCGGGACCTAACTCCAGCCGAGACCTCGTCACCCTGGTGAAATCTGTGCTCTTCTACAG GAAAAATCCGCTGCACTTCCATTTGGTGACTGATACCATGGCCAGGAATATTCTGGAGATGCTCTTCCACACGTGGATGGTGCCCGCTGTCCGGGTCAGCTTCTATGACGCAGAGGAGCTCAAG tcCCAGGTCTCCTGGATCCCCAACAAGCACTACTCTGGCCTGTACGGGCTAATGAAGTTGGTGTTGCCTGCCACCCTGCCCCCTGACCTGGCCCGTGTCATTGTCCTGGACACAGATGTCACCTTCGCCTCTGATATCGCAGAGCTCTGGGCACTCTTTGCTCACTTTTCTG ACAAGCAGGTGATTGGTCTTGTGGAGAACCAGAGCGACTGGTACCTGGGCAACCTCTGGAGGAACCACAGGCCCTGGCCTGCCTTGGGCCGGGGATTTAACACAG GTGTGATCCTCCTGCGGCTGGACCGGCTCCGGCAGGCTGGCTGGGAGCAGATGTGGAAGCTGACGGCCACGCGGGAGCTCCTCACCCTGCCCGCCACCTCACTGGCCGACCAG GACATCTTCAATGCCGTAATCAAGGAGCACCCCAGGTTGGTGCAGCCCCTGCCCTGCGTCTGGAACGTTCAGCTGTCAGACCACACGCTCGCTGAGCGCTGCTACTCAGAGGCGTCTGATCTCAAG GTAATCCACTGGAACTCCCCCAAGAAGCTGCGCGTGAAGAACAAGCACGTGGACCACTTCCGCAACCTCTACCTGACCTTCCTGGAGTATGACGGGAACCTGCTGCGGAGAGAGCTCTTTGGGTGCCCCAGCCCACCCCCGCCTGGGGCCGAGCAG GTGCAGCGGGCCCTGGCCCAGCTGGACGAGGAAGATGCCTGCTTCGAGTTCCGGCAGCAGCAGCTCACCGTGCACCGCGTGCACGTCACCTTCCTGCCCCACGAGCCGCCGCCCCCCCAGCCTCACGATGTCACCCTGGTGGCCCAGCTCTCCATGGACCG GCTGCAGATGCTGGAAGCCCTGTGCAGGCACTGGCCGGGCCCCATGAGCCTGGCCTTGTACCTCACAGACGCAGAGGCCCAGCAGTTCCTGCGTTTCGTCGAGGCCTCGGCAGTGCTCTCTGCCCGGCAGAACGTGGCCTACCACGTGGTGTACCGTGAGGGACCCCTCTACCCCGTCAACCAGCTGCGTAACGTGGCCTTGGCCCAGGCCCTCACGCCTTACGTCTTCCTCAGCGACATTGACTTCCTGCCTGCCTACTCCCTCTATGACTACCTCAg GGCCTCCATCGAGCAGCTGAAGCTGGGCAGCGAGCGGAAAGCGGCTCTGGTGGTGCCAGCATTCGAGACCCTACGCTACCGCTTCAGCTTCCCCAGCTCCAAGGCCGAACTGCTGGCCTTGCTGGACTCTGGCTCCCTGTACACCTTCAG GTACCACGAGTGGCCCCAGGGTCACGCGCCCACAGACTACGCCCGCTGGCGGGAGGCTCAGACCCCATACCGTGTGCAGTGGGCAGCTGACTACGAGCCCTACGTGGTCGTGCCTCGTGACTGTCCCCGCTATGACCCCCGATTTGTGGGCTTTGGCTGGAACAAGGTGGCCCACATTGTGGAGCTGGATGCCCAG GAGTATGAGCTCCTGGTGCTGCCCGAGGCCTTCGCCATCCACCTGCCGCACGCCCCAAGCCTTGACATCTCTCGCTTCCGCTCCAGCCCCACCTATCGTGACTGCCTCCAGGCCCTGAAGGATGAGTTCCACCAGGACTTGTCCCGTCACTATGGGGCTGCTGCCCTCAAATACCTCACGGCCCTGCAGCAGCCCCGAGGCCCcgcctga
- the LARGE2 gene encoding xylosyl- and glucuronyltransferase LARGE2 isoform X1 has translation MLPRGRPRALGAAALLLLLLLIGFFQFGGDVECERGERGGERRGPGSFPGPLTPRVSTDGRPRGAAALDGEPSADRGGHNRSDCVPPRPPLPKCELLHVAIVCAGPNSSRDLVTLVKSVLFYRKNPLHFHLVTDTMARNILEMLFHTWMVPAVRVSFYDAEELKSQVSWIPNKHYSGLYGLMKLVLPATLPPDLARVIVLDTDVTFASDIAELWALFAHFSDKQVIGLVENQSDWYLGNLWRNHRPWPALGRGFNTGVILLRLDRLRQAGWEQMWKLTATRELLTLPATSLADQDIFNAVIKEHPRLVQPLPCVWNVQLSDHTLAERCYSEASDLKVIHWNSPKKLRVKNKHVDHFRNLYLTFLEYDGNLLRRELFGCPSPPPPGAEQVQRALAQLDEEDACFEFRQQQLTVHRVHVTFLPHEPPPPQPHDVTLVAQLSMDRLQMLEALCRHWPGPMSLALYLTDAEAQQFLRFVEASAVLSARQNVAYHVVYREGPLYPVNQLRNVALAQALTPYVFLSDIDFLPAYSLYDYLRASIEQLKLGSERKAALVVPAFETLRYRFSFPSSKAELLALLDSGSLYTFRYHEWPQGHAPTDYARWREAQTPYRVQWAADYEPYVVVPRDCPRYDPRFVGFGWNKVAHIVELDAQEYELLVLPEAFAIHLPHAPSLDISRFRSSPTYRDCLQALKDEFHQDLSRHYGAAALKYLTALQQPRGPA, from the exons ATGCTGCCCCGAGGGCGCCCCCGGGCGCTGGGGGCCGCGgcgctgctgctcctgctgcttctgATCGGATTCTTCCAGTTCGGCGGGGACGTGGAGTGTGAGCGCGGCGAGCGaggaggcgagcggaggggcccGGGATCCTTCCCCGGCCCTCTGACGCCACGTGTTTCTACAGATGGGAGGCCTCGGGGGGCTGCTGCCCTCGACGGAGAGCCGTCTGCGGACCGCGGGGGCCACAACCGCTCGGACTGCGTcccgccgcggccgccgctgCCCAAGTGCGAG CTCTTGCACGTGGCCATCGTGTGTGCGGGACCTAACTCCAGCCGAGACCTCGTCACCCTGGTGAAATCTGTGCTCTTCTACAG GAAAAATCCGCTGCACTTCCATTTGGTGACTGATACCATGGCCAGGAATATTCTGGAGATGCTCTTCCACACGTGGATGGTGCCCGCTGTCCGGGTCAGCTTCTATGACGCAGAGGAGCTCAAG tcCCAGGTCTCCTGGATCCCCAACAAGCACTACTCTGGCCTGTACGGGCTAATGAAGTTGGTGTTGCCTGCCACCCTGCCCCCTGACCTGGCCCGTGTCATTGTCCTGGACACAGATGTCACCTTCGCCTCTGATATCGCAGAGCTCTGGGCACTCTTTGCTCACTTTTCTG ACAAGCAGGTGATTGGTCTTGTGGAGAACCAGAGCGACTGGTACCTGGGCAACCTCTGGAGGAACCACAGGCCCTGGCCTGCCTTGGGCCGGGGATTTAACACAG GTGTGATCCTCCTGCGGCTGGACCGGCTCCGGCAGGCTGGCTGGGAGCAGATGTGGAAGCTGACGGCCACGCGGGAGCTCCTCACCCTGCCCGCCACCTCACTGGCCGACCAG GACATCTTCAATGCCGTAATCAAGGAGCACCCCAGGTTGGTGCAGCCCCTGCCCTGCGTCTGGAACGTTCAGCTGTCAGACCACACGCTCGCTGAGCGCTGCTACTCAGAGGCGTCTGATCTCAAG GTAATCCACTGGAACTCCCCCAAGAAGCTGCGCGTGAAGAACAAGCACGTGGACCACTTCCGCAACCTCTACCTGACCTTCCTGGAGTATGACGGGAACCTGCTGCGGAGAGAGCTCTTTGGGTGCCCCAGCCCACCCCCGCCTGGGGCCGAGCAG GTGCAGCGGGCCCTGGCCCAGCTGGACGAGGAAGATGCCTGCTTCGAGTTCCGGCAGCAGCAGCTCACCGTGCACCGCGTGCACGTCACCTTCCTGCCCCACGAGCCGCCGCCCCCCCAGCCTCACGATGTCACCCTGGTGGCCCAGCTCTCCATGGACCG GCTGCAGATGCTGGAAGCCCTGTGCAGGCACTGGCCGGGCCCCATGAGCCTGGCCTTGTACCTCACAGACGCAGAGGCCCAGCAGTTCCTGCGTTTCGTCGAGGCCTCGGCAGTGCTCTCTGCCCGGCAGAACGTGGCCTACCACGTGGTGTACCGTGAGGGACCCCTCTACCCCGTCAACCAGCTGCGTAACGTGGCCTTGGCCCAGGCCCTCACGCCTTACGTCTTCCTCAGCGACATTGACTTCCTGCCTGCCTACTCCCTCTATGACTACCTCAg GGCCTCCATCGAGCAGCTGAAGCTGGGCAGCGAGCGGAAAGCGGCTCTGGTGGTGCCAGCATTCGAGACCCTACGCTACCGCTTCAGCTTCCCCAGCTCCAAGGCCGAACTGCTGGCCTTGCTGGACTCTGGCTCCCTGTACACCTTCAG GTACCACGAGTGGCCCCAGGGTCACGCGCCCACAGACTACGCCCGCTGGCGGGAGGCTCAGACCCCATACCGTGTGCAGTGGGCAGCTGACTACGAGCCCTACGTGGTCGTGCCTCGTGACTGTCCCCGCTATGACCCCCGATTTGTGGGCTTTGGCTGGAACAAGGTGGCCCACATTGTGGAGCTGGATGCCCAG GAGTATGAGCTCCTGGTGCTGCCCGAGGCCTTCGCCATCCACCTGCCGCACGCCCCAAGCCTTGACATCTCTCGCTTCCGCTCCAGCCCCACCTATCGTGACTGCCTCCAGGCCCTGAAGGATGAGTTCCACCAGGACTTGTCCCGTCACTATGGGGCTGCTGCCCTCAAATACCTCACGGCCCTGCAGCAGCCCCGAGGCCCcgcctga